One window of the Diospyros lotus cultivar Yz01 chromosome 12, ASM1463336v1, whole genome shotgun sequence genome contains the following:
- the LOC127787559 gene encoding uncharacterized protein LOC127787559: METRARSANSRGRQPQNEASETNNLNGQFMQFIDAIRNMTPLATPPVAHPQKNLRNNATLVEQFWKLQPPTFEGGLDPLVAEDWIATIERIFNLIDCPDPRKVTCATYMLQHGARHWWDSTARSRPQGHVWTWDQFKELFLKKYYPANICNQKEAEFLMLKQGSLTLIEYERKFDELSRFAPALVDTEQKRARRFEQGLRDDLWQAVVTFELGTYHEVLAKAQLANFRESSSSNSKLSQSGPLEKRKWEDKGKGKQDYSKKNKGGGPTSGYYQLNPVCDKCQKRHTGLCLMGTGACYSCGEMGHIAKFCPKVAETKYLPRVISALKAKKLLQSEGCIGFLMSVVVNGGKELTVNDVKVVKDFPEVFPDDLIEMPPE; the protein is encoded by the exons ATGGAAACCCGTGCAAGAAGTGCCAATAGTAGGGGCAGGCAGCCGCAAAATGAGGCTAGCGAAACCAACAACCTCAACGGGCAGTTCATGCAGTTCATTGATGCCATTCGCAACATGACGCCACTTGCCACACCACCAGTTGCACATCCCCAAAAAAACCTAAGAAACAATGCTACCTTGGTTGAGCAGTTTTGGAAGCTTCAACCTCCAACTTTTGAGGGTGGGTTGGACCCTCTGGTAGCTGAAGATTGGATAGCAACAATTGAACGGATCTTTAATCTCATAGATTGTCCAGACCCTAGGAAGGTAACTTGTGCTACATATATGTTACAACATGGAGCAAGGCATTGGTGGGATTCTACTGCCAGATCCCGACCCCAGGGACATGTATGGACCTGGGATCAGTTCAAGGAACTTTTTCTTAAGAAGTATTACCCCGCTAACATCTGTAACCAGAAGGAAGCAGAGTTCCTCATGTTAAAACAAGGTAGCTTGACCTTGATTGAATACGAAAGGAAGTTTGATGAGCTATCACGTTTTGCCCCAGCCTTAGTGGATACAGAACAAAAGCGGGCAAGGCGCTTTGAACAAGGGTTGAGAGATGATTTATGGCAAGCAGTCGTAACTTTTGAGTTAGGCACGTATCATGAGGTGCTAGCTAAGGCCCAACTGGCGAACTTTAGAGAAAGCTCCAGCAGCAATAGCAAGCTATCACAGTCTGGACCACTAGAAAAACGTAAGTGGGAGGATAAAGGTAAAGGAAAGCAGGATTATTcgaagaagaataaaggaggCGGTCCAACATCAGGGTATTATCAACTGAACCCAGTGTGTGACAAATGTCAGAAACGTCATACTGGACTATGTCTCATGGGAACCGGCGCCTGTTACAGTTGTGGTGAAATGGGTCATATTGCCAAATTCTGTCCCAAGG TGGCTGAGACAAAATACCTTCCCCGTGTCATTTCAGCATTAAAAGCCAAGAAACTATTACAGTCGGAAGGATGTATTGGATTCTTAATGTCAGTGGTGGTTAATGGAGGAAAAGAATTAACAGTGAATGACGTTAAAGTAGTAAAGGACTTTCCAGAGGTTTTCCCTGATGACTTGATTGAAATGCCACCAGAATGA